One segment of Bacteroidales bacterium DNA contains the following:
- a CDS encoding 4Fe-4S binding protein has translation MLKIWIIFVTVLFSSFSYAQDEFKPFNEDTTTQTSDDFSEFKEFNEDTAAACNGNCAGCPYANLENNQNSTLDFTWGSTMMITLIALGLTVIAGILVRYKRTRNLRMVFLLIGLGFFGFYNGACPCMISSFENTILFIRGVEVDWTSMLWFIGLIPLTYLFGRVWCGWVCHMGALQEFLFRPKGIAWLQKEKTAYYLKLIRYILIVLLIIQLLFMGEIFWCKIDPFKAIFNISLNYNYEILSAILVAFLLISSIFSYRPFCRAVCPIGITLGWISAIPGASVLGYKKSACTSCKNCNEACDINAIMRRKRTSYLDNKECIACGNCVDNCQNCGIQFVRKNKQNPVILFLKRSFKPKNI, from the coding sequence ATGTTAAAAATTTGGATAATTTTTGTAACAGTTTTATTCTCGAGCTTTAGCTACGCTCAAGATGAATTTAAACCTTTTAACGAAGATACCACAACTCAAACAAGCGATGACTTTAGTGAATTTAAAGAATTTAACGAAGACACAGCTGCTGCATGCAATGGTAATTGTGCCGGTTGTCCATACGCCAATTTGGAGAATAATCAAAATAGTACGCTTGATTTTACTTGGGGAAGCACCATGATGATTACACTCATAGCTCTTGGTCTAACCGTTATAGCAGGAATTTTAGTCAGATATAAAAGAACCAGAAACCTACGAATGGTCTTTTTACTTATCGGTTTAGGCTTTTTTGGATTTTATAACGGTGCTTGCCCATGTATGATAAGCAGTTTTGAGAATACAATATTATTTATACGTGGAGTTGAAGTCGATTGGACTTCAATGCTATGGTTTATTGGCCTCATACCCCTAACCTACCTCTTTGGCAGAGTCTGGTGCGGATGGGTATGCCACATGGGTGCATTGCAAGAATTTCTGTTTCGCCCCAAGGGAATAGCATGGCTACAAAAAGAAAAAACTGCCTACTATTTAAAACTTATTCGTTATATTTTAATAGTTTTGTTAATTATACAATTACTTTTTATGGGTGAAATTTTTTGGTGTAAAATCGACCCATTTAAAGCTATTTTTAATATAAGCTTGAATTACAACTACGAAATCCTCAGTGCTATTTTAGTTGCATTTTTACTTATCAGTTCCATTTTTTCGTATAGACCTTTTTGTCGAGCAGTTTGTCCTATTGGAATTACCTTAGGATGGATATCGGCTATTCCGGGAGCCTCTGTTCTTGGCTACAAAAAATCAGCATGTACCAGTTGTAAAAACTGCAACGAAGCTTGCGATATTAATGCTATCATGCGCCGAAAACGAACAAGCTACCTCGATAATAAAGAATGTATTGCTTGTGGAAATTGTGTTGATAATTGTCAAAATTGTGGTATCCAATTCGTTCGAAAAAATAAGCAAAACCCCGTTATTTTATTCCTTAAAAGAAGTTTCAAACCCAAGAATATTTAA
- a CDS encoding immune inhibitor A yields MKNCRFVVFMILLIFGITGVYSQNTVFDKVKITIKEPADIQQISELGIPLDGTYIKKNEYIVGEFSRQDIEKIKAKGYSVEVLVADMASYYEKRNKQTADSLGLKKKAIENASCFVDKYPTPHYFTLGSVGGYYSYNEIMAQLDSLHQRFPQLVSVKQALSPNSIEGRKLWYVKISDNPSVEESEPKVLYSGLTHAREPMGMQQLFYYMYYLLENYQTNPSVKYLVDNLEMYFLPCTNPDGYALNESTNPNGGGMHRKNCRPTGASNYGIDLNRNFGYMWGYDNVGSSTNIESETYRGTAAFSEPETQALKAFAEAKQFTYVIDYHCYSNVLLYPWGYTNATTPDNNIFRAYSDLMTQMNGFFYGTPMEGVGYNANGGSFDWYYGEQSSKPKILAWSPEAGNANDGFYPASNRIEYIAKTFMEMNLYIARFALKYADIKDLSNRFIVNGNYVRFLLYNVGMNTPTDFTLTFIPVSNGLQATTLQKNYVQLSFLQQFNDSFQINIDASIPDGTLLKYLYKVETSQGFYYTDTFSFVKGVPVTLLTENCSSMTQWTSTTWNTTSSQYHSAPKSITDSPSGDYPDNTTRTITLNQAISLSNAVYAELSFWTKWDIEPLADYVQVQISTDNGTTWQPLCGQYMQPSFLTSTINQPIYDGMRDEWVQERIILNDYLGQNIKIRIKLISGNSYTMQNDGFYFDDMLVQVISSPSNVNINELNDTFNIYPNPAKDNVTIQYRVKNDAELVVTSILGQEIKKIKLDATKTSFFLSIEGLKGLYLFTIKSKDEMLKPQWIMVE; encoded by the coding sequence ATGAAAAATTGTCGTTTTGTTGTCTTTATGATTTTACTAATATTCGGTATTACAGGTGTTTATTCTCAAAATACGGTTTTCGACAAAGTGAAAATTACAATTAAAGAACCAGCCGATATTCAGCAGATAAGTGAGCTTGGAATACCATTAGATGGTACGTATATCAAAAAAAATGAATACATCGTTGGCGAATTTTCAAGACAAGATATCGAAAAAATAAAAGCTAAAGGTTATTCGGTTGAAGTATTAGTTGCCGATATGGCTTCTTATTATGAAAAAAGAAATAAACAAACGGCTGATTCTTTAGGACTGAAAAAAAAAGCCATAGAAAATGCTTCTTGTTTCGTAGATAAATATCCCACACCCCATTATTTTACCTTAGGTTCAGTGGGTGGCTATTATTCTTACAATGAAATAATGGCTCAATTAGATAGTTTGCATCAGCGTTTTCCACAGTTAGTAAGTGTTAAGCAAGCTCTTAGTCCTAATTCTATTGAAGGGCGAAAGCTTTGGTACGTAAAAATTTCCGATAATCCTTCAGTTGAGGAGTCTGAACCTAAAGTGTTATATTCAGGGTTAACACATGCTCGTGAGCCAATGGGAATGCAACAGCTCTTTTATTATATGTATTATTTGCTCGAAAATTATCAAACCAATCCCAGTGTAAAATATTTAGTCGATAACCTTGAGATGTATTTCTTGCCTTGTACTAATCCCGATGGTTATGCTTTAAACGAATCTACCAATCCTAATGGAGGAGGTATGCACCGTAAAAATTGTCGTCCAACAGGAGCTTCCAATTATGGAATTGACTTAAACCGCAATTTTGGCTATATGTGGGGCTATGATAATGTTGGCTCTTCGACCAATATTGAATCTGAAACATATAGGGGTACTGCTGCTTTTTCTGAACCCGAAACGCAAGCCTTAAAGGCATTTGCCGAAGCAAAACAATTTACCTATGTTATCGATTATCATTGTTATAGCAATGTATTGCTTTATCCGTGGGGTTATACCAATGCTACTACTCCCGATAATAATATTTTTAGAGCTTATTCTGATTTAATGACGCAAATGAATGGCTTTTTTTATGGTACTCCTATGGAGGGAGTTGGTTATAATGCTAATGGAGGTTCGTTCGATTGGTATTATGGTGAGCAAAGTTCTAAACCTAAGATTTTGGCATGGTCGCCCGAAGCAGGAAATGCCAACGATGGCTTTTATCCAGCATCGAATCGCATAGAATATATTGCTAAAACATTTATGGAAATGAATCTATATATTGCTCGTTTTGCTTTGAAATATGCCGATATAAAAGATTTATCAAATCGTTTCATTGTAAATGGTAATTATGTACGTTTTTTGCTTTACAATGTTGGAATGAATACACCTACCGATTTTACACTTACATTTATTCCGGTAAGTAATGGCTTGCAAGCTACTACATTGCAAAAAAATTACGTTCAATTATCCTTTTTACAACAGTTCAACGATTCGTTTCAAATAAACATTGATGCCAGCATTCCCGATGGCACTCTCTTAAAATATTTGTATAAAGTTGAAACTTCGCAAGGGTTTTATTATACCGATACATTTAGCTTTGTTAAAGGAGTTCCTGTTACATTGTTGACCGAAAACTGCAGTTCTATGACACAGTGGACTTCTACCACATGGAACACCACTTCTTCACAATATCATTCGGCACCCAAAAGCATAACCGATTCGCCTAGCGGTGATTATCCTGATAACACCACTCGTACTATTACGTTAAATCAGGCTATATCTTTATCCAATGCTGTTTATGCCGAGCTATCGTTTTGGACCAAATGGGATATTGAACCCTTAGCCGATTATGTTCAGGTGCAAATATCGACCGATAATGGCACTACATGGCAACCCTTGTGTGGGCAATATATGCAACCCTCGTTTTTGACTTCTACAATAAACCAGCCCATTTACGACGGTATGCGTGATGAGTGGGTACAAGAACGAATTATATTAAACGATTACCTTGGTCAGAATATTAAAATCAGAATAAAATTGATAAGCGGAAATTCTTATACCATGCAAAACGATGGTTTTTATTTCGATGATATGTTGGTTCAAGTTATATCAAGCCCTTCAAACGTTAATATCAATGAGCTGAATGATACATTTAATATTTACCCAAATCCTGCAAAAGATAATGTTACTATTCAGTATCGAGTAAAGAACGATGCTGAATTGGTGGTAACTTCTATTTTAGGACAAGAGATTAAAAAAATTAAACTCGATGCAACCAAAACTTCATTTTTCCTGTCAATAGAGGGATTAAAAGGTTTATATTTATTTACGATTAAGTCTAAAGACGAAATGTTGAAACCCCAATGGATAATGGTAGAATGA